The stretch of DNA ACAGACCGACCAGGCGCTCCAGAACCTCGCCGCCACCCTCGAGGCCGCCGGGGCGTCAATGGCCGACCTGGTCAAGGTCACGATCTTCTACGCCGACGTCGATGACTTCGCGAGACTCAACGAGGTCTATGCCCGGCACATGCCCGACCCCCCGCCGGCGCGATCTGCCCCGGCTAACGTCAAGCTCCCGCACGGGCTGCTGGTCTCGATCGACGCTATTGCTGTCCTGCCGGCCAAAGCCAGCTAGCAGGCAGAGGATAACTTTCGCTTCACGGTCTCCGCCGACCAGCAGGTCGTCGTCGAGCACAGCGTCTGGGCTGAGACATCTCCTA from Actinomycetota bacterium encodes:
- a CDS encoding Rid family detoxifying hydrolase, with amino-acid sequence MTRQAVSSDQAPAALGPYSQAIVAGGFVFCSGTAGIDPATGAVGDGIEAQTDQALQNLAATLEAAGASMADLVKVTIFYADVDDFARLNEVYARHMPDPPPARSAPANVKLPHGLLVSIDAIAVLPAKAS